A single window of Jaculus jaculus isolate mJacJac1 chromosome 14, mJacJac1.mat.Y.cur, whole genome shotgun sequence DNA harbors:
- the LOC101597381 gene encoding D site-binding protein → MARPLSDRTPAPLLLGGPAGAPPGGGTLLGLRSLLQGTSKPKEPASCLLKEKERKAALPAVPIPGSGLETAGPADAPAGALGGSGSPRGRPGTVPGPGLLGPLLWERTLPFGDVEYVDLDAFLLEHGLPPSPPPPGGLSPVPSPARTPAPSPGPGSCGSASPRSSPGHAPARATLGAAGGHRAGLTSRDTPSPVDPDTVEVLMTFEPDPADLALSSIPGHETFDPRRHRFSEEELKPQPIMKKARKVQVPEEQKDEKYWSRRYKNNEAAKRSRDARRLKENQISVRAAFLEKENALLRQEVVAVRQELSHYRAVLSRYQAQHGAL, encoded by the exons ATGGCGCGGCCTTTGAGCGACAGGACCCCGGCCCCCTTGTTACTGGGTGGCCCTGCCGGGGCTCCGCCTGGCGGGGGAACGCTGCTTGGACTGCGGAGCCTTCTGCAAGGAACCAGTAAGCCCAAAGAGCCTGCTAGCT GTCTCCTGAAAGAAAAGGAGCGCAAGGCGGCTCTGCCCGCAGTCCCCATCCCTGGCTCGGGCCTGGAGACCGCGGGCCCAGCTGATGCCCCGGCTGGGGCGTTGGGGGGCAGCGGGTCCCCGCGGGGGCGCCCAGGAACCGTGCCTGGCCCGGGTCTGTTGGGGCCACTGCTGTGGGAGCGCACGCTGCCCTTCGGCGACGTGGAGTACGTGGACCTGGACGCCTTCCTGCTGGAGCACGGGCTCCCGCCCAGCCCGCCGCCACCCGGAGGTCTATCGCCCGTGCCCTCGCCGGCGCGCACTCCAGCGCCCTCCCCAGGGCCTGGCTCCTGTGGCTCAGCTTCTCCCCGCTCCTCGCCGGGACACGCCCCCGCTCGAGCTACCTTGGGGGCCGCCGGCGGCCACCGCGCAG GTCTGACCTCTCGTGATACACCCAGTCCTGTGGACCCAGACACGGTGGAGGTGCTGATGACCTTTGAACCCGATCCAGCCGATCTGGCCCTATCAAGCATTCCAGGCCATGAGACTTTTGATCCTCGGAGACATCGTTTCTCAGAGGAGGAGCTAAAGCCTCAGCCAATCATGAAGAAGGCCAGGAAAGTCCAGGTGCCCGAGGAGCAGAAG GATGAGAAGTACTGGAGCCGGCGATACAAGAACAATGAAGCAGCCAAGCGGTCTCGCGATGCTCGGCGGCTCAAGGAAAACCAGATATCAGTGCGGGCGGCCTTCCTGGAGAAGGAGAACGCCCTGCTTCGGCAGGAGGTGGTGGCTGTGCGGCAGGAGCTTTCCCACTACCGTGCGGTCCTGTCGCGATACCAGGCTCAGCATGGGGCGCTGTGA